A section of the Rhipicephalus sanguineus isolate Rsan-2018 chromosome 11, BIME_Rsan_1.4, whole genome shotgun sequence genome encodes:
- the LOC125760359 gene encoding uncharacterized protein LOC125760359, whose translation MVKKTVKCSGCGMGRKIEVCEDETTERADAKCKQCELEAKMEIMMAAQNELVVRISELEKAVATEREKTMAMAERLKSAEEGLAKVAMPAKVATGNKEASDSGNNGASTLTVVGAKGETGLEKTGARVTGPTFREVVLGTGVDKTTAVARASNRCSGQVRESPAEKSDHVIIAGDSNLATCAEAVKERVRGDKRVLIGKFPGHRLGSVMRQANAKLATKSNGRNLVIIAGGLNDVLSNESAELATTLAKGVDDMRAISPQVQIVVCTIPEVPVRDGNLQRAVVDANKEIWQMSRDKGTDVVEINREVHRWGGFRRDGIHFDRRLGHEVGWRLAGRAVAFLGGTRALRCPW comes from the coding sequence atggtcaaaaagaccgtaaagtgttcaggatgcggaatggggcggaaaatagaggtttgtgaggatgagacgacagagagagctgacgccaagtgtaagcaatgcgagttagaggcgaagatggaaataatgatggccgcccagaatgagctcgtggtgagaatctccgagctggagaaagcggtagcgacagagcgggaaaaaacgatggctatggcggaaaggcttaagtcagccgaggagggattagcaaaggtagccatgccagcaaaggtagccacggggaacaaggaagcaagcgacagcgggaacaatggggcatcgaccctcacagtggtaggcgcgaagggggaaacaggtttggaaaagacaggtgcaagggtcacaggacccaccttccgcgaagtagtcttgggaacgggagtggacaaaacaacagcagtagcacgcgctagtaacaggtgcagtggccaggtgcgggaaagtccagcagaaaagtcggatcacgtgataatcgccggggactcgaatttagctacatgcgcagaagcagtcaaggaaagggtgagaggcgacaaacgagttttaatagggaagttcccgggccataggctgggatcagtgatgagacaagctaacgcaaaactcgcaactaagtctaatggacgtaacctcgtgataatcgcgggaggtctaaacgacgtcttgagtaacgaatcagccgaactagcgaccacattggcgaaaggggtcgatgacatgcgcgccatttcccctcaggtgcagatagtggtatgcacaataccggaggtaccggtgcgtgacggcaacctgcaaagagcggttgtcgacgcaaacaaagagatatggcagatgagtagagataAAGGCACCGatgtagtggaaataaacagagaggtgcacaggtggggtggttttcgaagagacggaatacacttcgataggaggcttggccatgaggtgggttggcgtcttgcaggacgcgcagtagcttttttggggggcacgcgggcccttcggtgcccatggtag